In Leptospira fletcheri, the genomic window ACGATTACAAACTTCTTCCCCAGGATTTGGATCGTCTCGGTCGGGAAAACGAAACGTTACGGAGGGAACTCCGTTTTAATACCCGTCAAAAATATCCGAACGTAAAGGCGGAAGTTCTTTCCGTCCGCTTGAATTCCATTTATAGAACCATCATCATTGACAAGGGTTCCGAGGCAGGGATCAAACCGTACATGCCGGTCACCGCCAGGACGGTGGACCAAAAGGGAGAAATCATAGAAGCGTTAGTCGGAAAGGTGATCGCGGTCACCGGAGGTTCGGCGGTCGTCCAGCCTTTGGTCAATTCCAACTTCAACATGGGTGTTTCCATTCCGGACAGCAATCTTTGGGCCAACCTTTCGGGAAATTCCGGAAGAGGGACCGAAGCTCTGATGAATTATATCGATAGCGGTATCGTGATCGATCCGAGGGTTTTTGGAGATTATCCGATGGGTCCCACAGAGATGATCCAATATACGGAGTCCTTGAGTAAAATCGGCAAGGCGGTCTATTCCTCCGGTTCTTCGGGAGTATTTCCCCCGGGAATTCCTGTCGGAATCATCACCGAAGAAGGACCTCGCAACGGAAGTTTTAAGACCGCGTTTCTGAAACCGTTCGTACGTTTCGAACTACTGGAATCCGTAACCATCTTGATGAAACTTCCCGAGAAATGGGCCGAAACCTGGCCCGAAGGGCAGAATATCAATATCGAGAATCCGTATTTCGGGGAATTGAATTATCCGAAGGAGGAAAGGGAGCCGAAAACTCCGACGAATCCGGGCATCACTCCTCCTATTCCTCAGAATAAAAAACAAGGGCAACCTAAATCCGACAAAGGTCCCGGATTCTCGGACGAGGAGCAGACGGAATGATCCTCGAATACGTCGTCATCGCTGCCGGTATCTTTATCTCCCACTTTCTAAACGGTACCAATACCCTGGAAATTTGGGGAAATAAGCCGGATTTTATGGTGCTATTCGTTCTCTTTTTTGCACTCAGAAAGGGAGCCCTGGCCGGTCTGTGGATCGGATTTTTCGGAGGCCTACTCTCCGATTCCGGCTTGGGGGGAGAGATCGTAGGAAACGTCATGACCTATAAAATCGGTCTACATTCCCTGACGTTCTGCTTGATGGGGTATCTCATCGGAAAGTTTGCCCGGTCCGCATATCACGAAAATTATCTTTCGATTACCCTGTATTCTTTGGTGATCACTCTCGTTACAAGGGTTGCGACCTATTTCCTATTTTCGCTTTTCTTTCACGAGAATTTAAGCTATTCTATCTTCAGTACTTCGATTTACAACGCGATCATCGCGCCGTTGTTCTTTTATTTACTCGGAAAGCTGTACAGACTGGAACAAGTGGAGGCTTAAGTGCTTGGAGGATCTCCCACATCCACAGAATTCAAACTAGAGCGTAGCTTTCGCGTCCGCTTGTACTTGTTTTCCGGATTCGTGGTTTTTACCCTTGCCGCCTTCGTGATCCAGCTTTTTAATCTGCAAATCGTCCAAGGAACGGACAACTCCTTAAAGGCGGAAAAGTTCGTTCGTAAGAGCGAAACGATTCCGGCCGCTCGGGGAGAAATGTTCGACCGGAACTTTCTGACTCCGGAAACCTCGATGGCTTTGGTCTCGAATTATTCCAGTTTGGATGCCGTATTAAATACTTCTCTTTTGAAATACGATCCTTCTAGGGTTCGGAAGTTTTTGCATGAATTTGCGAGAACGCTTTCCATTCCCATGTCCTATTACGAAGAGGATCTGATCGAACCGAGATTCTCCA contains:
- the mreC gene encoding rod shape-determining protein MreC; translated protein: MLWIQVSKSKEAVSLIFCIVFSLLSLTFKSNVLVRGIASFQRVGDTVSGSIDGIGSFFKGAYTKLESFETVRQERDACVAAMDDYKLLPQDLDRLGRENETLRRELRFNTRQKYPNVKAEVLSVRLNSIYRTIIIDKGSEAGIKPYMPVTARTVDQKGEIIEALVGKVIAVTGGSAVVQPLVNSNFNMGVSIPDSNLWANLSGNSGRGTEALMNYIDSGIVIDPRVFGDYPMGPTEMIQYTESLSKIGKAVYSSGSSGVFPPGIPVGIITEEGPRNGSFKTAFLKPFVRFELLESVTILMKLPEKWAETWPEGQNINIENPYFGELNYPKEEREPKTPTNPGITPPIPQNKKQGQPKSDKGPGFSDEEQTE
- the mreD gene encoding rod shape-determining protein MreD; this translates as MILEYVVIAAGIFISHFLNGTNTLEIWGNKPDFMVLFVLFFALRKGALAGLWIGFFGGLLSDSGLGGEIVGNVMTYKIGLHSLTFCLMGYLIGKFARSAYHENYLSITLYSLVITLVTRVATYFLFSLFFHENLSYSIFSTSIYNAIIAPLFFYLLGKLYRLEQVEA